TTGCACTAAAAAGTGATGCATTAAGAAATCCTATAGCAAATAGTATTCCTGCATATTTTCCTGCTACTGGTACTAGTGCATTTGCTATGTCTTGTACATTTGTTACTGGTACTCCAGTGTTAAATATTGTTGCAGCACATGCTAGTAGTATAAATAGTGCTACAATTCCTGTTATAATAGGTCCTAGTATTGATTCAGCTTGTGAGTATTTAAGTTCATCACGACTTACTCCTTTTTCTACTACTGATGATTGGAGATAAAATTGCATCCATGGTGCTATGGTTGTACCAATAAGTCCTACTACCATTACAATGTATGGTGTATTGTATTCAACGTGTGGTATTATTGATGCTTCTACTTGACTCCAGTCTGGATTTGCCATGATTCCTGCTATTATATAGGATATGTAAATTAATGATAATACTATGAATATTTTTTCTACATTTTTATAGTTTCCTTTTATTACAAGTAGCCATATGATTATTGCAACTAGTGGTACTGTTATTAGTGATGGTATTCCAAATATCTGGGATGATACTACAATTCCTGAAAATTCAGCAAGAGTAGTTCCAAAGTTTGCTATGAGTAAACATATCATGATGAACATTGTTAGTTTTACACCAACCTTTTCACGTATCAGGCTTGCTAGTCCTTTTCCCGATATTATTCCCATTCGTACTCCCATCTCCTGAGCTATGATGAGTGAAAAGATCATTGGTATAAATGTCCATATAAGATTATATCCATATTCAGCTCCTGCTAGGCTGTATGTAAATATTCCAGCTGAGTCATTATCAACTAGTGCTGTTATTAGTCCAGGTCCTAGTACTGTTAGAAACATTAGAACTGATGCAACTTTTGGATGAGTTGCAAATCTTGTTTTTATTCTATCTTTTATTGTCAATGTAATGCTAACCCCCCACTAATTTACCTGAACATTTTTGGTATGCGTTTTTTCCATGCTGTTGGTAGAATTATATCTATTGCATCATCTACTGTTACAATTCCTTTCATTTCATTATTATCATCAACTACTGGTATTGCAATAAGGTTGTATTTTGCAATTTGTCGTGCTACATCATCTTCTTGATCTTCTACATTTACTGATATTATATCTTTTATCATGAATTCTTCAACCTTAGTATCATCATCTTCAAGTAGTAGTTCTCGTATTGTTATAACACCTTCAAGTTTTAAGTCAGATGATACTACATACATATAGTATATGGTTTCAAGGTCATGTGCTGCTTTTCTTAGATATTTTATTACATCTGCTGTTGTCATATCCTTGGTTATTGATGCATATTCTGTTGTCATTATTCCTCCAGCACTGTTTTCATGATACTGGAGTAGTTCTCTTAGTTCATATGATTCTTCAGGATCCATGAGTTTAAGTATTTCTTCTTTCTTCTCAGGTGACAAGAATGCAAGAAGGTCTGCTGCATCATCAGGTGACATTTCATCAATAAGATCTGCTGCTTGTTTTTTCTCCATTTCTGTTAGTATAGTTCTTTGTTTTTCAGGTGAGATTTCTTCGAATGCATCTGCTGCAGCCTCTTCATCAAGTGAATTAAGTATACTTATTGAATCTGATAATCCTAGGTTATCTACTATTTCTGCTATATCTGCTGGGTGTAATCTGGTTAGTTTTTCTTTTGGTACACTTAGTTTTAAATTTGCAAAGTCAAGTGAATCTATGTCTTTCCATGAGATTATATTGTTTTCTGGGTGTAGTTTTTTTGATATTTTCTCAAGTCCCATACGTCTAAATAGTCCATTTATTCCTATATCTACACCTATTATGAAGTAGTTCCCGTTTTTATATGTGATTTCTACATCATTTACTCGTCTTATTTTACTTCCTTCCATGTCAACTACTTGATGATCTAGTATGTCACGTGAAAGTTTGATTATTGAA
Above is a genomic segment from Methanosphaera cuniculi containing:
- a CDS encoding Nramp family divalent metal transporter; translated protein: MTIKDRIKTRFATHPKVASVLMFLTVLGPGLITALVDNDSAGIFTYSLAGAEYGYNLIWTFIPMIFSLIIAQEMGVRMGIISGKGLASLIREKVGVKLTMFIMICLLIANFGTTLAEFSGIVVSSQIFGIPSLITVPLVAIIIWLLVIKGNYKNVEKIFIVLSLIYISYIIAGIMANPDWSQVEASIIPHVEYNTPYIVMVVGLIGTTIAPWMQFYLQSSVVEKGVSRDELKYSQAESILGPIITGIVALFILLACAATIFNTGVPVTNVQDIANALVPVAGKYAGILFAIGFLNASLFSAIILPLSTAYYVCESLGFETGISKSFKEAPVFHGLYAGLIFICAIVILIPNIPLSTILLFSQVINGLILPIILVLMLMIINDKRIMGDYVNKKWYNVIAWTITIVITILVIILIITSIFPNLSI
- a CDS encoding magnesium transporter MgtE N-terminal domain-containing protein, translating into MYLTELLNKAVYDKHNENLGKVKDVLISSSGTYPKIEAIKIKSNGEYYFIPSKYIDQITSEEILLSETLEDIRQYPKQDSIIKLSRDILDHQVVDMEGSKIRRVNDVEITYKNGNYFIIGVDIGINGLFRRMGLEKISKKLHPENNIISWKDIDSLDFANLKLSVPKEKLTRLHPADIAEIVDNLGLSDSISILNSLDEEAAADAFEEISPEKQRTILTEMEKKQAADLIDEMSPDDAADLLAFLSPEKKEEILKLMDPEESYELRELLQYHENSAGGIMTTEYASITKDMTTADVIKYLRKAAHDLETIYYMYVVSSDLKLEGVITIRELLLEDDDTKVEEFMIKDIISVNVEDQEDDVARQIAKYNLIAIPVVDDNNEMKGIVTVDDAIDIILPTAWKKRIPKMFR